The DNA sequence TCGTCGGGCAGGGTCAGCTCGACGCGGTGCTCCGTGCGACGCCGGAGGAACGACGCGGCTTCATCGAAGAGGCCGCAGGCATCCTCAAGCACCGCCGCCGCAAGGAGAAGACCCTCCGCAAGCTGGAGGCGATGCAGGCCAACCTGACGCGGTTGAGCGATCTCGCGGGGGAGGTCCGGCGCCAGCTCAAGCCGCTCGGTCACCAGGCGGAGATCGCCCGGGAGGCGCAGTCGATCGCGGCCGTCGTGCGCGACGCGCGGGCGCGTCTGCTCGCGGACGAGGTCGTCACGTTGCGGCGCACCCTCGAGCAGCACACGCGGAGCGAGGCCGAACGGCACAGCGAGCAGATCGTCCTGCAGGAGCAGCTCGAGCAGAAGCGGCTCCGGCGCGCGCGACTGGAGCAGGCGCAGGTCGGCGATCGCGTGGACGTCGCACGGAGCACGGCCTTCGGCCTCCAGAGCGTCCAGGAGCGGCTTCGGAGCCTGTTCACTCTCGCGAACCAGCGCATCGCCCTCCTCGGCAGCCAGGCCGAGGCGACGGATGCAGCGCCGACGGTCTCGCCGCAGCACGTGAAGGACGCCGAGGCCGAGGTCGCGCGACTTCGCACCGCCGTGACGGAGGCGGAGGCCGCATGGACCGCCGCACAGGCCGCGACGCGGGCAGCCCGGACGCGGCTCGACGCCGTCGACGACGAGATCGCCGCGCAGAGCGCCCTCGTCTCGAAGCACGATCTCGAGATATCGAAGCTGAACGGACAGGCGGAGGCCGCAGCGCAGCGTCTGGCCGCCGTGCGCGGCGAGGTGCTCCGCCATCAGAACGCGCTCGACGCCGCTGCCGAGCGGAAGCTCAAGGCGCAGGCGGAGTTCGACGCGCGCGAGGCCGATGCCGCCACGGCGGACGGCGGAGAGGGCGACCTGGACGAGGCGTACGAGCTGGCTCAGGCCGAGGTCTTCGATGCCGAGACCGAGATCGAACGGCTCCGCGAGGAACTGCACACGCTGGAGCGCGAGCGCGACGCGCTGGCGGCCCGCACCAGTGCGCTGTCGGCGGCTCTCGACCAGAAGGACGGCTCTGCGGCACTGGTCGCCGCGCGTCTCTCCGGTGTCCGGGGGCTCGTGGCGGAGCACATCCGCGTTCGCCCCGGCTACGAGCCGGCGATCGCTGCTGCGCTGGGGACCCTCGCCGACGGCGTGCTGGCGGACGACCGCGGCTCGGCCTTCGACGCGGTCGGTCACGCCGCCTCGGCCGAACTCGGCCGCGTGGAGGTGGTGGTCGCGGACGCGACCGCCCCCGCGATCGACCTCACCGGTGTGCAAGGCGTCGTCCCCGCGGCGTCGGTCGTGGAGGCGCCTCCCGGCGTGCTCGGCGTCCTCGCCTTCACGGCGATCGCCGACGACCTCGCTTCCGCCCGGGCCGCCGCCGAGGCCTACCGCGAGCGCAGCCTCGGCGTCCCCGTCACGCTGATCACCCGCGCGGGCGACGTCCTCACCGATTTCGTCCTGCGCGGCGGCTCGGGCGCCACCCAGAGCCGTATCGAGCTCCTCGCCGACCGCGACGCCGCGGACGAGCGACTGGGCGAGGTCGTCTCGTTGATCGACCGCGCGAGATTCGCTCTCGCCGAGCAGCGAGGGGTGCTGCAGGTCGCGAAGGAGCAGTCGCAGGCCGCCCTCACGGCGCTCCGCGAATTCGACGCACAGCTCGCCGCGCGAACCGAGCAGGTCAACCGGCTGAAGGTCCAGGTGGAGGCCGCCAATGCCGAGTCGGACCGGCTCGAGAAGGCGCTGGAGCAGGCTCGCGAGCGAGTGGGGGAGGCCGAGGCGGCCGCCGACCGTGCGAAGGGCGAGCTCGAGGCCGCGCGGTCCCGCCCGCGGCCCATCCTCGACGTGTCCGCGCGCGACGCGCTCTCGGCTGAGCTCGACACGGCGCGCGAGGCCGAGGTGGAGGCGCGACTCTCGGCCGAGACCGCGAAGGAGCGGGTGCGCGCCGAGCAGGCGCGCGCGGAGTCTCTCGTTCGTCGTCTCGAGGCCGAGCGCTCCGCCGCCGAGGAGGCCGCGCGCCGCGCCGTCATCCGCCGGCGCCAGCTCGACTCCGCGCAGCGCGTCGTCGACGCGCTGCCCGCCGTTCTCGCCTCCATCGATCGGTCGGTCTCGGAGGCCCGGGTCGAGCTCGCCGCAGCCGAGGCCGAGCGCGCCAGCCAGAACGAGGAGCTCGCCGTCCTGCGGCGCGACGAGGAGGCGGTGCGGGAGCGCCTCCACGGGATCACGGAGTCGGTGCACGGCCTCGAGCTCCAGATCTACGAGAAGAAGCTCCATCTGTCGAGCCTGCTCGAGCGGGCCGGCAGCGAACTCGGACTCGTCGAGGACGTGCTCGTCGCCGAGTACGGTCCCGACGTGCCGGTTCCCGTCGACCGCCCGCGCGACGCGGAGAGTCCCGATGAGGGCGGCGAACCGGAGACCGAGCCGTTCGACCGGGAGGCGCAGCGCAGGCGCCTCGCGGCGGCCGAGCGCAAGCTGTCGCAGCTCGGCCGTGTGAATCCGCTGGCCCTCGAGGAGTTCGCCGCACTCGAGCAGCGCCACAAGTTCCTCACCGAGCAGCTGACCGACCTCACCAGCACCCGCAAGGACCTCCTCACGATCATCGAGGAGATCGACGAGAAGATGCAGTCGATCTTCGAATCGGCCTTCGCCGACACGCGCGATGCGTTCGACCGGGTCTTCCCCACGCTCTTCCCGGGCGGTCAGGGGAGCATCACGCTCACGAACCCCGACGACCTGCTGACGACCGGCATCGAGGTCTCGGTCAAGCCCGCGGGCAAGAAGATCGAGCGGCTGTCCCTCCTGTCCGGCGGCGAGCGATCGCTCGCGGCGGTCGCCCTCCTCATCGCGATCTTCAAGGCGCGCCCCAGCCCGTTCTACATCATGGACGAGGTGGAGGCGGCGCTCGACGACGCGAACCTCGGCCGCCTCCTCACGATCTTCGAGGACCTGCGGGAGAACAGCCAGCTGATCGTGATCACGCACCAGAAGCGCACGATGGAGATCGCCGACGCCCTGTACGGCGTCTCGATGCGCCAGGACGGCGTGTCGGCGGTCGTCGGCCAGCGCGTCGCGGCCGAGGTCGCCTCCTGAGCCTCAGACGCTCTGCGTCTCCACGGCGACCACGTCGCCCCGGACGTCGAACGACACCGTGAGGAGTGCGTCGGACTCGTCGGGGGCGATCGCGTAGTCGAAGGTGGCGAAGACCTCGTCCTCGTCGGCGTGGTCGACCTGGATGACCACGTCGAGCAGCTGCAGCGACCGCAGGACGTCGATCGCGATGTCGCCCGAGTTGTAGACGAGCAGATCGAGGAGGCTCTCGCCGAGCTTGTCGACGTGCTCGTCGATGTAGGCCGTTGTCGCCGACTGGCGGGAGCTGAGCTCGGCGATCAGGGCGTCGCGCGCCCGGGCGTCGAAGCCCTCCAGCGACTGGATGAGCGCGGCGGCGGAGTCGAGGGCGAGCTCCGGCACCGCCGTCTCGTCGTCGGCCTGCAGCTCGATCTCGACCACCTGGTCGGCGAGCTCGGCGGTGTCGTTCCAGGCCAGTCCTCCACTCGCCGTCTCGTCGATGACGCCGAAGAAGTCGTGCTCGATGGCCATGCCGCCGACCCTATCCCACGAGCTGCTGGGCGAAGACGTGCGGCGTGAAGCCGGTGAGGTCGTTGATGCCCTCGCCCTGGCCGACGAGCTTGATCGGGATGCCGGTGCGCTCCTGGACCGCGAGCACGAAGCCGCCCTTGGCCGACCCGTCGAGCTTCGTGAGGACGAGCCCCGTGACGCCCGCGTGCTCGAGGAAGGCCTCCGCCTGGGCGAGGCCGTTCTGGCCGGTCGTCGCGTCCAGCACGAGCAGCACCTCCGCGATCGGTGACTGCTTCTCGACGACCCGCTTGATCTTCGAGAGCTCGTCCATGAGACCGCCCTTGGTCTGGAGGCGTCCCGCCGTGTCGATGATGACGATCTCGGTGCCGTCGCGCTTGGCCTTCTCGACGGTCTGGAACGCCACCGACGCCGGGTCCTGGCCCTGCTGCTGCGGCCGGACGATCTCGGCGCCCGCGCGCTCCGCCCAGGTGGCCAGCTGCTCGACCGCCGCGGCGCGGAACGTGTCCGCGGCGCCGACGACGACCGACCGGTCGTACGTGCGCAGGAACTTGGCGAATTTGCCGATGGTGGTCGTCTTCCCGACGCCGTTAACCCCGACCACGAGCACGATCGCCGGGCGGTCGCTCAGCTTGAGCGTCGTGTCGAGCTTCGAGAGGCGCTCCTCCAGGGTCTCGCGGAGCATGCGCTGCAGGTCCGCCGGGTCGGTCGTGTGGTACCGCTCGACCTTCTGACGGAGGTCGTCGACGATCGCCTCGGTGATGTCCGGCCCGAAGTCGGCGGTGATGAGCGCCGTCTCCAGATCGTCCCAGGTGTTGTCGTCGATGGTCTTCTTGGCGAACAGCCCGCGGAGGGCGCCCGACAAGGACCAGGGGGTGCGGTCTGCCATGCCACCCAGACTAGCCGCGCACGAAGACACCCAGGCGCCGGGAAACGGCCAGCCCCTCAGCGCTCCCGCGGATGTACCGTGTCAGCCATGTACTCCCTGGTGGCCGTCTCCGCCGAGCTCGCCGAGCAGCTCGTCGCGATCGAGAACGCCGGCGACGACGCCGTGCATCAGGCGCGCACGCGCGTGCGGCGGCTCCGCAGCATCCTGAGCGCCTACCGCGCGGCGTTCGACCCCGAGGCGCAGACGCTTCTCCGCGACCGCCTCGAAGACCTGGGAGCCCGGCTGGGAACGGTCCGCGACCTCGAGGTGCGCGCCCTAGCCATGGAGAACCTCCTCGGCGCGGAGACAGCGCCGGAGGTCGTGGACGCCGTCGAGGCGATGGCCGCCGACCTCCGCCGGTCGTACGAGTCGGAGCGCCAGGCGCTCCTGCGCCACCTCGGCACGAAGGGGCATCGACGACTGGTCGCCGACGTCCAGGCGTTCGCGGCGTCGCCTCCGCTGTCTGCCGACGGGGGGAGGCATCCCCGGCGGATCGCCCGCAGAGGGCTCCGCAAGGCTCGCCGCCGGGTGCTCGGCGGGAGCGTCGCCACGCTGGCGGAGCGGCACGAGACCCGGAAGGCGGCCCGCCGGCTCCGCTACGCCGCGGAGGCGGTCACCGACGACTTCGGCCGCGAGGCGGTCCGCCTGGCGTCGGCGGGGGAGGCGCTGCAGGACCTCCTCGGCGACAACCGCGACCTCATCCTCCTCGCCGTCTATCTCCGGGAGCGCCTCGAAGGCGGCGGCCTCGGCCCGTCCGCGATCGCCGGGATCGGGAGGCTCGCCGCCGAGACCGACCGCCGCGCCGACGACCTCCTGACAGCGGTGGAGGAGCGCATGGAGGCCGTCGCAGACGCCCGCCTGGGCTGACGGGCGCCGCACGGCGGGAGGCCAGGGCGGCCCGGTAGACTAGCGGGATCATGGCTACTTTCGGATCGCTCTCCGACCGTCTCGCGGAGACCTTCAAGAACCTCCGCACCAAGGGCAAGCTCTCGCCCGCCGACGTCGACGGGACCGTGCGCGAGATCCGTCGCGCGCTGCTCGACGCCGATGTCGCGCTCGAGGTGGTCAAGGACTTCACGGGCAAGGTCCGCGAGCGTGCTCTGTCGGACGAGGTCAACCAGGCACTGAACCCGGCCCAGCAGGTCGTGCAGATCGTCAACGAGGAGCTCGTCGCGATCCTCGGCGGTCAGCAGCGGAGGCTCGAGTTCGCCAAGCGGCCGCCGACGGTCATCATGCTGGCGGGCCTCCAGGGCGCCGGGAAGACCACGCTCGCCGGAAAGCTCGGCAAGTGGCTCATCAAGGACGGCCACACCCCCCTCCTCGTCGCGGCCGACCTCCAGCGGCCCAACGCCGTCACCCAGTTGCAGGTCGTGGGCGAGCAGGCCGGCGTGGCGGTCTACGCGCCCGAGCCGGGCAACGGCGTCGGCAACCCGGTCCGCGTCGCTAAAGACGGCGTCAAGTTCGCAGCCGACAAGCAGTACGACACGGTCATCATCGACACGGCCGGCCGTCTCGGCGTCGATGCCGAGCTCATGCGCCAGGCCGCCGACATTCGCAAGGCGACCGACCCGGACGAGGTCCTGTTCGTGATCGACGCCATGATCGGTCAGGACGCCGTCGCGACGGCCAAGGCCTTCCAGGACGGCGTCGACTTCACCGGCGTCGTGCTCTCGAAGCTCGACGGCGACGCGCGCGGCGGGGCCGCGCTCTCGGTCGCCTCCATCACCGGCCGGCCCATCATCTTCGCCTCCACCGGCGAGGGCCTCGACGACTTCGAGCCGTTCCACCCGGACCGGATGGCGTCCCGCATCCTCGACCTCGGCGACATCCTCACTCTCATCGAGCAGGCCCAGCAGGCCTTCGACGAGGAGGAGGCGCGCAAGGTCGCCGAGAAGTTCGCGACCGACAGCTTCACGCTCGACGACTTCCT is a window from the Leifsonia sp. AG29 genome containing:
- the smc gene encoding chromosome segregation protein SMC — encoded protein: MYLKSLTLKGFKSFAQPTTFAFEPGVTCVVGPNGSGKSNVVDALAWVMGEQGAKTLRGGKMEDVIFAGTATRGPLGRAEVQLTIDNSDGALPIEYSEVTISRTLFRNGGSEYAINGQSCRLLDVQELLSDSGLGREMHVIVGQGQLDAVLRATPEERRGFIEEAAGILKHRRRKEKTLRKLEAMQANLTRLSDLAGEVRRQLKPLGHQAEIAREAQSIAAVVRDARARLLADEVVTLRRTLEQHTRSEAERHSEQIVLQEQLEQKRLRRARLEQAQVGDRVDVARSTAFGLQSVQERLRSLFTLANQRIALLGSQAEATDAAPTVSPQHVKDAEAEVARLRTAVTEAEAAWTAAQAATRAARTRLDAVDDEIAAQSALVSKHDLEISKLNGQAEAAAQRLAAVRGEVLRHQNALDAAAERKLKAQAEFDAREADAATADGGEGDLDEAYELAQAEVFDAETEIERLREELHTLERERDALAARTSALSAALDQKDGSAALVAARLSGVRGLVAEHIRVRPGYEPAIAAALGTLADGVLADDRGSAFDAVGHAASAELGRVEVVVADATAPAIDLTGVQGVVPAASVVEAPPGVLGVLAFTAIADDLASARAAAEAYRERSLGVPVTLITRAGDVLTDFVLRGGSGATQSRIELLADRDAADERLGEVVSLIDRARFALAEQRGVLQVAKEQSQAALTALREFDAQLAARTEQVNRLKVQVEAANAESDRLEKALEQARERVGEAEAAADRAKGELEAARSRPRPILDVSARDALSAELDTAREAEVEARLSAETAKERVRAEQARAESLVRRLEAERSAAEEAARRAVIRRRQLDSAQRVVDALPAVLASIDRSVSEARVELAAAEAERASQNEELAVLRRDEEAVRERLHGITESVHGLELQIYEKKLHLSSLLERAGSELGLVEDVLVAEYGPDVPVPVDRPRDAESPDEGGEPETEPFDREAQRRRLAAAERKLSQLGRVNPLALEEFAALEQRHKFLTEQLTDLTSTRKDLLTIIEEIDEKMQSIFESAFADTRDAFDRVFPTLFPGGQGSITLTNPDDLLTTGIEVSVKPAGKKIERLSLLSGGERSLAAVALLIAIFKARPSPFYIMDEVEAALDDANLGRLLTIFEDLRENSQLIVITHQKRTMEIADALYGVSMRQDGVSAVVGQRVAAEVAS
- a CDS encoding DUF2004 domain-containing protein, giving the protein MAIEHDFFGVIDETASGGLAWNDTAELADQVVEIELQADDETAVPELALDSAAALIQSLEGFDARARDALIAELSSRQSATTAYIDEHVDKLGESLLDLLVYNSGDIAIDVLRSLQLLDVVIQVDHADEDEVFATFDYAIAPDESDALLTVSFDVRGDVVAVETQSV
- the ftsY gene encoding signal recognition particle-docking protein FtsY is translated as MADRTPWSLSGALRGLFAKKTIDDNTWDDLETALITADFGPDITEAIVDDLRQKVERYHTTDPADLQRMLRETLEERLSKLDTTLKLSDRPAIVLVVGVNGVGKTTTIGKFAKFLRTYDRSVVVGAADTFRAAAVEQLATWAERAGAEIVRPQQQGQDPASVAFQTVEKAKRDGTEIVIIDTAGRLQTKGGLMDELSKIKRVVEKQSPIAEVLLVLDATTGQNGLAQAEAFLEHAGVTGLVLTKLDGSAKGGFVLAVQERTGIPIKLVGQGEGINDLTGFTPHVFAQQLVG
- a CDS encoding CHAD domain-containing protein, whose amino-acid sequence is MYSLVAVSAELAEQLVAIENAGDDAVHQARTRVRRLRSILSAYRAAFDPEAQTLLRDRLEDLGARLGTVRDLEVRALAMENLLGAETAPEVVDAVEAMAADLRRSYESERQALLRHLGTKGHRRLVADVQAFAASPPLSADGGRHPRRIARRGLRKARRRVLGGSVATLAERHETRKAARRLRYAAEAVTDDFGREAVRLASAGEALQDLLGDNRDLILLAVYLRERLEGGGLGPSAIAGIGRLAAETDRRADDLLTAVEERMEAVADARLG
- the ffh gene encoding signal recognition particle protein — its product is MATFGSLSDRLAETFKNLRTKGKLSPADVDGTVREIRRALLDADVALEVVKDFTGKVRERALSDEVNQALNPAQQVVQIVNEELVAILGGQQRRLEFAKRPPTVIMLAGLQGAGKTTLAGKLGKWLIKDGHTPLLVAADLQRPNAVTQLQVVGEQAGVAVYAPEPGNGVGNPVRVAKDGVKFAADKQYDTVIIDTAGRLGVDAELMRQAADIRKATDPDEVLFVIDAMIGQDAVATAKAFQDGVDFTGVVLSKLDGDARGGAALSVASITGRPIIFASTGEGLDDFEPFHPDRMASRILDLGDILTLIEQAQQAFDEEEARKVAEKFATDSFTLDDFLKQMQQLRNMGSIKKMIGMLPGAGQMRQQLDQFDEREIVRTEAIIQSMTKAERTNPKLLNGSRRLRIAKGSGTTVTEVNQLVTRFEQAAKMMKTVAKGGVPNVPGMGPIPGASYGGGRKQQNAKKKGSRSGNPAKRAAENAALAAGVKPGGGAAAGTGFGLGSSGAKDAPGGPSEEELAALQKFLGR